The genome window TCAAAAAAGGCTCCGACCATTGGACTTGTGGAAGTACCCGCCCTGGGATTATATGACGAAGAGGGGCATAATTGGACGGCCTTATATCGACGGAATACTCTACTCAGTAAGCAGGTTTTAATGGCTGACTTACAAGCGGGGGGTTTCGATGCTCAATTGGTTAATCTCAAAGATGGTGATTGTCGAGAACCCTTTGGAGAAGTGACCTGGAAAGGCATGAATCTGACCAAAGCTTATGTGGGGCGACGGATTTTTGATGTCGATCCAGACGCTTATGATGCTTGGGGTGTTACCGTTAACTACACCCAAGAACGCCAAGTCACCTGTATGACCATCGCCCATCTCGCCAGTAAAGGCAAACCCGTTGTTGTGGGCGGTTCTGATGCTATTGCTGAACCCGAACATTACCTAAAAGCGGGTGCAACAGCCATCGTCACTGATAAATCCGGTGCAGCCAATTGGCCGATTTTTGACGATGTAGTGGGAAAAACGCCACGAGAAAAGCTGACGGGTGTGCTTTTTGCGGATGGTCGTTCTTATCCCAACCGTACTAAAGCCATGAGCCCCGATGAGTGGGCACTGCCATCGGTGGACGTAGCCCAGCAATGTTTGGGCCAAGAATATTCAGAAGAGCCCTTTATTGAAGACCTTGTACCCATCGGCTCAGTCTATCCTGATATTGGGTGCGATCGCAAATGTGACTTCTGCCAAACCCCAACTTACACATCAGGCTTTCGGCGGATGTCACCGGAAACCACCCTCAAATGGATTGCTCGTCAGAAGGAAGCTGGGGCAAAATGTACCGTGATGGGTTCTGATCAATTTCTCGGTCGCGTTTTGTTTCCAGAGGGACGAGAAGAAGTTCTAAAAATTACTAAAGGCGCCAGAGAAATTGGAATGCCTCTGTTGTGGCCCAATGGTTTAGAACTGAGAAAAGCGACTTTAGGCCGAGGACGCAACTACGATCATACAGACCTCACACCGGATGAAGAATTAATCGAAGCCCTTTGGGGATGGGATGGCAAAGTTGGGGGTTTTCTCGGTTATATTCCCGCCGAACGTCCGGTTTTTGGCCGAGAATCCTATGCAAAGCTTCTCCCTTGGCGGCAACATTGTGAGATGATGCGAGCCATTGTTCGAGTCGGTCTTCCGGTGATTGTCTATGGTTTTATCATTGGATTTCCTGATGACAACCATGACAGTTTATCGCGTCTTGAAGAAGCGATTTTAGAACTCCATCAACAACTCCGAGAAATTAACCCCGATTTAGAATTTCAAGTTGCTTCCTATTCCATTTCTCCCATACCCGGAACACCCCAAGGCGAAAATATCCGTAAATCGGGTTTATTGCGCTTTGATGATCCCTCAATTGTGGGGGGTTTATGGACGCCCTGTTGTGACACCCACCACCTCAGTTATGAAGAGATTTCTGAGTGGCAATTTCGATTAGCTCAAATTGGCAAAGCTGAATCTAAATTGATTAACTATCATGGCGGACTGACCAAACTATCAACCGCTAGTTAAACAGAAATTCTACCCAGTTATACAAAAATGAGACCTAATCCTATCCCCCCACAACCCGGTCAAGAATCCGTTTGGGATTATCCCCGTCCTGCTATTTTGGAAGATACGAATAAACATCTGAAGGTGATTTGTAAGGGGATTATTTTAGCCGAAACCAATAGAGGCAAAAGAGTCTTAGAAACTAGCCATCCTCCAACTTATTACTTTCCCCCAGAAGACATTAAATTAGAACATCTGATTGCAACACCCAAAAAAGGATTGTGTGAATGGAAAGGGCGATATCAATATTACGATATCAGCATCGGTGATCAATATATTAACCATGCCGCTTGGCGCTATTTTGAACCGACCCCCGATTTTGAGTCGATTCAAGAATACTATGGTTTTATTGCTAGTTTAATGGATGCTTGCTATGTTAACGATGAGCAAGTAATCCCTCAACCTGGGGACTTTTATGGGGGATGGATTACGGCTGATATTGTTGGGCCGTTTAAAGGTAGCCCTGGGACTTATGGATGGTAAGTCATGAAAATTGAAGTCATTAAAATAGATGATTTGGCAATTCATGAACATCATCTTGATATCTCCTATCGTGCCGATCAATTTCGATTTTCCACGAAAGTTTTTTATCATGATGTCTCATTTTCAGCACTGATAGAAAAGTATTCTCAACCCTTAATAGAACGGATTACTGCCCATATTGCCTTATTTGAAGGCATGAAATTCTGTTCTTTATTTCCCAAATATTACGATATTTCCCAAATTTCCCCCCATTTGGAAAAGCCTGTTTTAGATTTATTTATCAAAATCTATCAAGGCGTATTTGGTCAACATTG of Planktothrix sp. FACHB-1365 contains these proteins:
- a CDS encoding DUF427 domain-containing protein, translated to MRPNPIPPQPGQESVWDYPRPAILEDTNKHLKVICKGIILAETNRGKRVLETSHPPTYYFPPEDIKLEHLIATPKKGLCEWKGRYQYYDISIGDQYINHAAWRYFEPTPDFESIQEYYGFIASLMDACYVNDEQVIPQPGDFYGGWITADIVGPFKGSPGTYGW
- a CDS encoding radical SAM protein — its product is MTLPSKKAPTIGLVEVPALGLYDEEGHNWTALYRRNTLLSKQVLMADLQAGGFDAQLVNLKDGDCREPFGEVTWKGMNLTKAYVGRRIFDVDPDAYDAWGVTVNYTQERQVTCMTIAHLASKGKPVVVGGSDAIAEPEHYLKAGATAIVTDKSGAANWPIFDDVVGKTPREKLTGVLFADGRSYPNRTKAMSPDEWALPSVDVAQQCLGQEYSEEPFIEDLVPIGSVYPDIGCDRKCDFCQTPTYTSGFRRMSPETTLKWIARQKEAGAKCTVMGSDQFLGRVLFPEGREEVLKITKGAREIGMPLLWPNGLELRKATLGRGRNYDHTDLTPDEELIEALWGWDGKVGGFLGYIPAERPVFGRESYAKLLPWRQHCEMMRAIVRVGLPVIVYGFIIGFPDDNHDSLSRLEEAILELHQQLREINPDLEFQVASYSISPIPGTPQGENIRKSGLLRFDDPSIVGGLWTPCCDTHHLSYEEISEWQFRLAQIGKAESKLINYHGGLTKLSTAS